The Bos indicus x Bos taurus breed Angus x Brahman F1 hybrid chromosome 11, Bos_hybrid_MaternalHap_v2.0, whole genome shotgun sequence genome includes a region encoding these proteins:
- the LOC113901336 gene encoding lithostathine: MLPSLGLPRLSWMLLSCLMLLSQIQGENSQKELPSARISCPSGSMAYRSHCYALFKTPKTWMDADIACQKRPSGHLVSVLSGAEESFVASLVRNNLNTQSDIWIGLHDPTEGSEANAGGWEWISNDVLNYVAWETDPAAISSPGYCGSLSRSSGYLKWRDHNCNLNLPYVCKFTD, from the exons ATGCTGCCTTCCCTGGGCCTCCCCAGACTGTCCTGGATGCTGCTCTCCTGCCTGATGCTCCTGTCTCAGATCCAAG GGGAAAATTCCCAAAAGGAACTGCCATCTGCAAGGATCAGCTGTCCCTCAGGTTCCATGGCCTATAGGTCTCACTGCTATGCCTTGTTTAAAACACCCAAAACCTGGATGGATGCAGAT ATTGCCTGCCAGAAGAGGCCCTCGGGACATCTTGTGTCTGTGCTCAGTGGGGCTGAGGAATCCTTCGTGGCCTCCTTGGTTAGGAACAACTTGAACACCCAATCAGACATCTGGATTGGGCTCCATGACCCCACAGAG GGCTCTGAGGCCAATGCTGGTGGATGGGAATGGATTAGCAATGACGTGCTCAATTACGTTGCCTGGGAGACAGATCCTGCTGCCATCTCAAGCCCTGGCTACTGTGGGAGTCTCTCAAGAAGCTCAG GATATCTCAAGTGGAGAGATCATAACTGCAATTTGAACTTACCCTACGTCTGCAAGTTCACAGACTAG